Proteins from a single region of Mucilaginibacter daejeonensis:
- a CDS encoding PAS domain S-box protein: protein MSDLSKLDLSKLIQQSYSGITLLDRKLEVLYRTPSASNITGWANADLKGISMMDMVHANDKVPLRDLLDSILGCPGSLQTITFRLKHHEGHYIWLECTFINRIEEPDLNAIVCNFIDVTEKKLNEDLLQQTLEELSAYKKALDEAAIVAITDQKGSIKHVNQNFSRISGYTTEELIGNDHRIINSGHHDKEFMRELWRTIAQGRIWKGELRNRAKNGDIYWVDTSIVPFLDASGKPYQYVAIRSDITERKLREIELKKTTQSLINLLETISDGYISLDRELCCTYANRQVGEILGIDANKLIGRNIWEILPGAIGSETYHAILTAINEDRYVRNEEHFERLGLWQENRIYPTADGLSIFIRDITQSKIEEQHLRLLESAIANTTDAVLITENDPINEPGPRIVYVNHAFTEMTGYMAREVLDRSPRFLQGERTDRSELDRMRQLLEKGENFESTLINYNKDNEEYWVNISIAPVHDQYGKVSHYVSTQRDVTTKVTEEQQRALITAVSMIFNTNNGLTETLTRILERLVQFGDLLTAEAWLISSDQQRIDLKARYLRDEEAEAFYNVGSKIESFKIGEGLPGSVWRSGELAHWRHIATHPGFVRRDGAMASGLSTAYGIPLKVGKRVIGVLVLATDKDEKLKNRYQSFFNKFGTHLSSELKRKQLEDELGQIFNFVPDVICVVDADRKFRNANPAMCELLGYTQDELAKLKVDDIIHPEDLHSSQERMAAFTQDQDASLYFEDRYLTRSGKVKWLAWTATAGREPGVLFCVAKDITEKKELENLLNKATALACIGGWEVDMITDTVYWSPITREIHGVDDEFVPRLDIGLRFYKEGADRDHITELFTAVVERGIQMDTEAQIITAKNETKWVRVIGEAEYVNKKCVRVYGSFQDIDTRKRAQLAAQYALEEKDTILDSIGDGFFAVDRNWIVTYWNNSAAELMSLPKENVIGNNLWQLFPAAVQAASYQMYHEAVEKKLPVHFNDYYEPLHTWYDVSAYPAADGLSIYFKDVTERMNYIKAIEEQNRKFNEISWMQSHVVRAPLSRILGLVDLLKNISMNESDHDVVLGYIVESAQELDGVIKNITDLSATGDR from the coding sequence ATGAGCGATCTGTCAAAACTCGATCTGTCAAAACTCATTCAACAAAGCTATTCGGGCATCACTCTGCTTGATCGTAAGCTTGAAGTACTTTACCGTACGCCATCCGCTTCTAACATAACCGGTTGGGCCAATGCTGACCTTAAAGGTATCAGCATGATGGACATGGTACATGCAAATGATAAAGTGCCGTTAAGGGATCTACTGGACAGCATACTGGGTTGCCCGGGTTCATTACAGACCATCACCTTCAGATTGAAGCATCATGAGGGGCACTATATATGGCTGGAGTGTACATTCATCAATAGGATAGAGGAGCCCGACCTGAACGCCATAGTGTGCAACTTCATTGACGTTACCGAAAAAAAGCTGAACGAGGATCTGCTACAGCAGACCCTCGAAGAACTATCGGCATATAAAAAAGCATTGGACGAGGCTGCTATAGTGGCCATCACCGACCAAAAAGGATCCATAAAGCACGTCAATCAAAACTTCTCTAGAATATCAGGCTACACCACCGAAGAACTGATCGGCAATGATCACCGCATCATCAACTCAGGGCACCACGATAAGGAATTTATGAGGGAGTTGTGGCGCACTATTGCCCAAGGTCGCATTTGGAAAGGAGAATTGCGTAACCGGGCCAAAAATGGAGACATATATTGGGTAGACACCAGCATCGTTCCATTCTTGGATGCCAGTGGTAAGCCGTATCAATATGTGGCTATACGGTCAGACATAACCGAACGTAAGCTTCGGGAAATAGAGCTTAAAAAGACAACACAAAGCCTGATAAACCTTTTGGAGACCATATCTGACGGATATATCAGCCTTGACCGCGAATTATGCTGTACTTATGCGAACAGGCAGGTGGGCGAGATATTAGGTATAGATGCAAATAAACTGATCGGCCGTAACATATGGGAGATACTTCCGGGAGCCATTGGTTCGGAAACTTATCATGCCATCCTTACTGCCATTAATGAGGACAGGTACGTGAGAAACGAAGAACATTTTGAGCGCCTGGGGCTTTGGCAGGAGAACCGTATCTATCCTACGGCCGACGGCTTATCGATCTTCATCCGTGATATTACCCAAAGTAAGATCGAAGAGCAACACCTGCGTTTGCTCGAATCGGCGATCGCTAATACTACCGATGCTGTACTGATCACCGAGAACGACCCAATCAATGAGCCGGGCCCGCGTATAGTTTATGTGAACCATGCCTTTACTGAAATGACGGGCTATATGGCCAGGGAGGTGCTGGACCGGTCGCCACGTTTTCTACAGGGCGAAAGGACCGACCGTTCAGAGCTGGACCGCATGCGGCAACTTCTTGAGAAAGGAGAGAACTTTGAATCGACCCTGATCAATTATAATAAAGACAATGAGGAGTACTGGGTCAATATCTCCATCGCTCCGGTACACGATCAGTACGGCAAGGTGAGCCATTACGTATCGACCCAACGTGACGTGACCACAAAGGTGACCGAAGAGCAACAGCGTGCGCTGATCACAGCGGTAAGTATGATCTTCAATACCAACAATGGACTTACTGAGACATTGACCAGGATCCTGGAGCGCTTGGTTCAATTTGGAGATCTGCTCACGGCCGAAGCATGGCTGATCAGCAGCGACCAGCAGCGTATCGACCTTAAAGCGCGGTACTTACGCGACGAAGAAGCAGAGGCTTTTTATAATGTTGGATCTAAGATAGAGAGCTTTAAGATAGGCGAGGGATTGCCGGGCTCGGTTTGGCGATCAGGCGAACTAGCTCACTGGCGGCATATTGCCACGCATCCGGGCTTTGTAAGGCGTGATGGAGCTATGGCCAGCGGCCTTAGCACCGCCTATGGCATACCATTAAAAGTAGGTAAGAGAGTGATCGGGGTACTGGTACTGGCTACCGATAAGGACGAAAAATTAAAGAACCGGTACCAAAGCTTTTTTAACAAGTTCGGTACCCACTTAAGTTCTGAACTTAAACGTAAACAGTTGGAGGATGAGTTGGGGCAAATATTCAATTTTGTGCCTGATGTGATCTGCGTGGTGGATGCCGATCGCAAGTTCAGGAACGCTAACCCAGCCATGTGCGAACTACTGGGCTATACGCAAGATGAGTTGGCCAAGCTTAAGGTGGACGACATCATACACCCTGAAGATCTGCATAGCAGCCAAGAACGCATGGCTGCCTTCACACAAGATCAGGATGCGTCGCTTTATTTTGAAGACCGGTACCTTACCCGAAGTGGCAAGGTGAAATGGCTGGCCTGGACGGCCACGGCCGGACGTGAGCCGGGTGTGCTGTTTTGCGTGGCAAAGGACATCACAGAGAAAAAAGAATTGGAGAACCTGCTGAACAAAGCCACAGCCCTGGCATGTATAGGTGGATGGGAGGTGGATATGATCACGGATACGGTGTATTGGTCGCCCATTACACGCGAGATACACGGGGTAGATGATGAATTTGTACCTCGGCTGGACATTGGCTTGCGATTTTATAAGGAAGGGGCCGATCGCGATCACATAACCGAACTGTTCACGGCCGTGGTAGAACGCGGTATACAGATGGATACAGAAGCCCAGATCATTACGGCAAAAAATGAGACCAAATGGGTAAGGGTGATCGGTGAAGCCGAATATGTGAACAAAAAGTGCGTAAGAGTATATGGAAGTTTTCAGGATATAGATACCCGCAAGCGTGCACAGTTGGCCGCGCAATATGCGCTCGAAGAAAAGGATACAATATTAGACAGTATAGGTGACGGGTTTTTTGCCGTTGATAGGAATTGGATCGTTACCTATTGGAACAACAGCGCTGCAGAGTTGATGAGCTTACCTAAAGAGAACGTGATCGGCAACAACCTATGGCAATTGTTCCCGGCAGCTGTGCAGGCCGCATCTTACCAAATGTATCATGAGGCCGTGGAAAAAAAGTTGCCGGTGCATTTTAACGACTATTACGAACCGCTTCATACTTGGTATGATGTAAGTGCCTATCCGGCTGCAGATGGTCTATCTATCTATTTCAAGGATGTGACCGAACGGATGAATTATATCAAAGCCATAGAGGAGCAGAACCGCAAGTTCAACGAGATATCATGGATGCAATCGCACGTGGTGCGTGCGCCGTTAAGCCGTATACTTGGTTTAGTAGACCTGCTTAAAAACATTTCAATGAATGAAAGTGATCATGACGTTGTGCTTGGATACATCGTTGAGTCGGCTCAGGAGCTTGATGGCGTGATCAAGAACATTACCGACCTATCTGCCACTGGTGATCGATAG
- a CDS encoding menaquinone biosynthesis family protein, with amino-acid sequence MKLTLGFSPCPNDTFIFDALIHHKIDTEGLEFEVYYDDVETLNLKAMRGELDITKLSYHAFAYVANQYVLLDAGSALGFGVGPMLICKGDEKQVLEDLTTDKRAVRIGIPGKYTTANFLLSLAFPNAKDKQEIVFSDIEQALLDDRIEVGLIIHENRFTYQEKGLKKIMDLGDYWEQKTGCAIPLGGIVANRKLPLEVQQKVNRVLRRSVEFAFANPKSGLEFICSHAQEMSEEVMYKHIDLYVNKYSVDLGAEGKKAIQLMFDTAKEKEIIPPISEELFLTPTGSL; translated from the coding sequence ATGAAACTAACACTCGGCTTTTCGCCATGCCCCAATGATACGTTCATTTTCGATGCGCTGATCCATCATAAGATCGATACTGAAGGACTGGAGTTCGAAGTGTATTATGATGACGTGGAGACGCTGAACCTAAAAGCCATGCGTGGTGAGCTGGATATCACTAAGCTCAGCTATCATGCTTTTGCCTATGTGGCCAACCAGTATGTGCTGTTGGATGCCGGCAGCGCCCTGGGTTTTGGCGTTGGCCCAATGCTGATCTGCAAAGGCGATGAAAAGCAGGTGTTGGAAGACCTGACCACCGACAAGCGCGCTGTGCGCATCGGTATACCAGGCAAATATACCACCGCCAATTTCTTACTGAGTTTGGCCTTCCCTAACGCGAAGGATAAACAAGAGATCGTTTTCTCTGATATTGAGCAGGCATTACTGGACGACCGCATAGAGGTGGGCCTCATCATACACGAGAACCGCTTTACCTACCAGGAAAAAGGCCTGAAAAAGATCATGGACCTAGGCGACTATTGGGAACAAAAAACGGGATGCGCCATTCCGCTGGGAGGTATCGTGGCTAATCGTAAGCTACCTTTAGAGGTCCAGCAAAAAGTGAACCGTGTATTGCGCCGTTCGGTAGAGTTCGCGTTCGCTAATCCTAAGTCGGGCCTGGAATTTATTTGCTCCCACGCACAGGAAATGAGCGAGGAGGTGATGTACAAACACATCGACCTGTATGTGAACAAATACTCGGTAGATCTGGGGGCCGAGGGCAAGAAAGCTATTCAACTGATGTTCGATACCGCTAAGGAGAAAGAGATCATCCCACCGATCAGCGAAGAGTTATTCCTAACACCGACCGGGAGCCTGTAA
- the mqnB gene encoding futalosine hydrolase, whose protein sequence is MNILVVAATREEVSPLISYLAHTTQNVAVTDLAFQLPNAKVDVLITGVGMVATAFAMGRRLAHTAYDLAINLGIAGSLDRSIALGEVVEVTNDTFIELGAEDDERFITLDDLGFGYTQYGTTARLGNYLQGISIKQATGITVNTVHGNERSIARVQQLIPAQIESMEGAAFLYACEQAQVPALQIRAVSNYVEKRDRNAWKIGLAVKELNTFAVELLETIGS, encoded by the coding sequence ATGAACATATTAGTGGTAGCCGCAACACGCGAAGAGGTAAGCCCGCTGATCTCTTATTTAGCGCACACGACCCAAAACGTAGCTGTTACTGACCTTGCATTTCAGTTACCAAATGCAAAGGTAGATGTGCTGATCACCGGTGTGGGTATGGTGGCCACGGCCTTTGCGATGGGTAGGCGGTTAGCCCATACCGCTTATGATCTGGCCATTAATCTGGGCATAGCCGGAAGTCTGGACCGCTCCATTGCACTGGGCGAAGTAGTGGAAGTGACCAATGATACCTTTATTGAACTGGGTGCCGAGGACGACGAGCGCTTTATAACCCTTGATGACTTAGGATTTGGCTACACGCAGTATGGCACCACTGCCCGGCTTGGCAATTACCTGCAAGGTATAAGCATTAAGCAGGCCACGGGGATCACTGTTAATACTGTACACGGTAACGAGCGGTCGATCGCACGTGTGCAGCAGCTTATCCCGGCACAGATCGAGAGCATGGAGGGTGCCGCCTTCTTATACGCCTGTGAGCAAGCTCAGGTTCCCGCCCTGCAGATCAGAGCCGTGTCAAATTACGTAGAAAAGCGTGACCGCAATGCCTGGAAGATAGGGCTTGCCGTTAAAGAACTTAATACCTTTGCTGTAGAACTATTAGAGACCATTGGCAGCTGA
- a CDS encoding 6-pyruvoyl trahydropterin synthase family protein, producing MIYVTRKEHFNAAHRMYREEWSAEKNQEVFGKCANPNWHGHNYYLYVTVKGEITHATGYLIDLKDLKVIINEHVIQKLDHMNLNKDVDFMQGKMASTEILCIEIFNQLKGPIEAHEGVFLHSVRLAETENNSAEYFGE from the coding sequence ATGATATACGTAACGCGCAAGGAGCATTTCAATGCCGCACATCGCATGTACCGCGAGGAGTGGAGCGCAGAAAAGAACCAGGAAGTGTTCGGCAAATGTGCCAATCCCAACTGGCACGGCCATAATTACTATCTATATGTAACGGTAAAAGGCGAGATCACCCATGCCACCGGTTACCTCATCGATCTTAAAGATCTTAAAGTGATCATTAACGAGCATGTGATCCAAAAACTCGATCACATGAACCTGAATAAGGACGTTGATTTTATGCAAGGCAAAATGGCCTCTACCGAGATCCTTTGCATCGAGATATTTAACCAGCTTAAAGGCCCCATTGAAGCACACGAAGGTGTGTTCCTGCATTCGGTGCGTTTGGCTGAGACCGAGAATAATAGTGCCGAGTACTTTGGCGAATAA
- the folE gene encoding GTP cyclohydrolase I FolE, giving the protein MIEDDDDDLPQRDAGIDKYRKIDRYNPQLITDLSANYQQVLQHIGEDPTREGLLKTPERMAKAMLFLTQGYDLSAQEILNSAMFKEEYSQMVVVKDIEVYSMCEHHMLPFFGKAHVAYIPNGHVVGLSKIPRVVDVFARRLQVQERLTNEIRDCIQETLQPLGVGVVIECRHLCMSMRGVQKQNSVTTTSAFSGEFFKEKTRTEFLNLITSKLS; this is encoded by the coding sequence ATGATAGAGGATGACGACGATGACCTGCCTCAACGTGATGCCGGCATTGACAAATACCGTAAGATAGACCGCTACAACCCGCAGCTGATCACCGACCTATCGGCCAATTACCAGCAGGTATTGCAGCATATTGGTGAGGACCCCACACGCGAAGGCCTGTTAAAGACCCCCGAGCGTATGGCCAAAGCGATGCTTTTCCTGACTCAGGGGTATGACCTGAGCGCTCAGGAGATATTGAATTCGGCCATGTTCAAAGAAGAATATAGCCAGATGGTGGTAGTAAAGGACATTGAAGTATACTCAATGTGCGAGCACCATATGCTACCTTTCTTTGGTAAAGCGCATGTGGCCTACATCCCTAACGGGCATGTGGTGGGTTTAAGTAAGATTCCACGCGTGGTAGATGTTTTTGCCCGCCGCTTACAAGTACAAGAGCGCCTGACCAACGAGATACGCGATTGTATACAAGAAACGCTGCAACCATTAGGCGTAGGCGTGGTGATCGAGTGCCGCCACCTGTGCATGAGTATGCGTGGTGTGCAAAAGCAGAACTCCGTGACCACAACCTCGGCGTTCAGCGGCGAGTTCTTTAAGGAAAAGACCCGTACTGAATTTTTGAATTTGATAACCAGTAAATTATCGTGA
- the fabD gene encoding ACP S-malonyltransferase, with translation MKAYIFPGQGAQFVGMGKDLYDQHESARELFEQANTILGFRITDIMFSGTDEDLKQTKVTQPAIFLHSVILAKVAGNDFAPEMVAGHSLGEFSALVAAGALSFEDGLKLVAARANAMQKACELQPSTMAAVLGLDDFTVEDVCQRVSDVVVPANYNCPGQLVISGTIAGIDKACELLKEAGAKRALVLNVGGAFHSPLMESARVELEHAIVNTDIKAPVCPIYQNIDAKPYTDPEQIKHNLIAQLTGAVRWTQTVMHMLEDGATSFTEVGPGNVLQGLVKKVDRAAQTASLSIQ, from the coding sequence TTGAAAGCATATATTTTTCCAGGACAAGGTGCCCAATTTGTGGGTATGGGCAAAGATCTTTATGATCAGCATGAAAGTGCTCGCGAGCTTTTTGAGCAGGCCAATACCATCTTAGGTTTCCGCATCACCGATATCATGTTCAGCGGTACCGATGAGGACCTTAAGCAGACCAAAGTAACTCAACCGGCCATCTTTTTACACTCGGTGATCCTGGCCAAAGTAGCAGGTAATGATTTTGCTCCGGAGATGGTAGCCGGTCATTCACTGGGTGAGTTCTCGGCTCTGGTAGCCGCTGGTGCCCTGTCTTTTGAGGACGGGTTGAAACTTGTTGCCGCACGTGCCAATGCTATGCAAAAGGCTTGCGAACTACAACCATCTACCATGGCCGCGGTGTTAGGCCTTGATGATTTTACTGTTGAGGACGTTTGCCAACGTGTAAGCGATGTAGTGGTTCCAGCCAATTATAACTGCCCGGGGCAACTGGTGATATCAGGTACCATAGCCGGTATCGACAAAGCCTGTGAATTGTTGAAAGAGGCTGGTGCTAAACGTGCATTGGTGTTGAACGTAGGAGGTGCTTTTCACTCACCGTTAATGGAATCGGCCCGTGTTGAATTGGAGCACGCCATTGTGAACACGGACATCAAAGCCCCGGTATGCCCGATCTATCAGAACATCGATGCCAAACCATATACTGATCCTGAACAGATCAAGCACAACCTGATCGCTCAGCTTACCGGTGCGGTACGCTGGACCCAGACGGTGATGCACATGCTCGAAGATGGTGCGACATCCTTCACCGAAGTAGGCCCTGGTAACGTACTGCAGGGACTGGTCAAAAAAGTGGACCGCGCAGCACAAACAGCAAGTTTAAGCATCCAATAA
- a CDS encoding ATP-binding protein gives MTNFAKIRILLALLCVSLLLLAVMLHAGHTQQEGFFDSARKLERNLHHKEKYAEELLSGRNFKMLKTLPGNSKLAAKLVDEVTVTNRIWLVTYHNNKLTYWSGIKVVHEDPRKVKEGISFRRESNGYYEAIRKTEGNFTAIAYIFIKNQFGLQNQYLQNTFEKDLVNDENLQVADLADKNVFPIHNRHDQYLFSVKSSDRQNTYGLFNWEMGAWAVLLLSLCLLISSIGNYFIHKKQIWASFGFMAVSLLAIRFVNLYFHFPDLSKHLRLFDPQLYSLNALVPSLGDLCLNILFLFWLVVYIYYNRHKIINYRLGRISSYAVLGGSIATLLLASTGLLYLFRKLVISSNINFDVNNVLTLSVYSMIGVTMACFAFLIFFLLVEILLVIDQHIRVDVKIKLIALLGSIALFTIWSAFDHRFTLFYILWGVIVLIRAYDYRNRHGQLNALSYISIIVICSFVASIKLNYFERIKEHNTRVELVKQLSNGDDAKIRKVFKAVEHRIVKDPLLIRYLHNRKHSDGFLKDHLERSYFDGYLSDYDCKVHEFDQKGEPLAETSKYQLNDFKDMVILSSFKLSDYFYREDDSFGFQSYFAILPVYEGESNLGTVIVELRSKPIHSNSNFPDLLIESDLRPDGRFKDYSYAFYSDGNLLSQSGKYDYDVVNTQLKGQLKHYVFKTTDNNEATEPSWFKRFSRVSHLIYQPSLRKVIVVSRERNIFFNGLTSLTFFFVMLLLFSALVILVAWLWRRVSVVKITEHSVHWHLRWNFENLLYKTRIQFSMIFAVVATLTLVGIITYISIRAQYQEQQDELISNKVTAIAAKFENTFPDDLTAINEQTQVKFANFADNFSADLILFDTSGVPVLSTQPKIYDYGLLGRRMHAKAFVMLKQMHRSLLVNTERIAGLTYKTAYVPIRSGTKRATVAYLQVPYFANEADYLERIGSFLNAMINIYALIFIAIGVFAVLIARQITNPLSFIQHSLSKTIYGKKNEPIKWDRDDEIGALVKEYNKMIAALENSANRLAQSERESAWREMAKQVAHEIKNPLTPLKLGLQLLEKSWKDKDAKFDIKFERFSKSFVEQIESLSNIASEFSAFAKMPDTKMQPLDVFEILGQAVIIFKHMDNVRIGYEAPIGSFMIMADRDQLLRCFNNLLKNAIEAMPPEHQGVVDITYTLGKDFVLLKIMDNGNGIPENLRERIFEPNFTTKSSGTGLGLAFVKNSIENAGGRVWFETAIGEGTTFYLNFPAAPANATAKA, from the coding sequence TTGACCAACTTTGCCAAGATCCGTATCCTTTTAGCATTACTATGCGTCAGCCTGTTATTGCTGGCGGTTATGCTGCACGCGGGTCATACCCAACAGGAAGGCTTTTTTGACAGCGCCCGCAAACTGGAGCGCAACCTTCATCACAAAGAGAAGTATGCTGAAGAGCTGCTGTCGGGCCGCAACTTCAAAATGCTGAAGACCCTGCCTGGCAACAGCAAGCTGGCCGCCAAACTGGTTGACGAAGTGACCGTGACCAACCGTATATGGCTGGTCACTTATCATAACAATAAGCTGACCTACTGGAGTGGTATCAAGGTGGTGCATGAGGATCCGCGCAAGGTCAAGGAAGGTATATCATTCAGGCGCGAGAGCAATGGTTATTATGAGGCTATCCGCAAAACAGAGGGTAACTTTACTGCTATAGCTTATATATTTATCAAGAACCAGTTCGGGCTGCAGAATCAGTATCTGCAAAATACCTTCGAAAAAGACCTGGTCAATGATGAGAATCTACAGGTGGCCGATCTGGCTGATAAGAATGTTTTTCCTATCCATAACCGGCATGATCAGTACCTGTTCTCCGTCAAAAGTTCAGACAGGCAAAATACTTATGGTCTGTTCAATTGGGAAATGGGTGCCTGGGCCGTGTTATTGCTCTCATTATGTTTGTTGATCAGTAGTATAGGTAACTACTTCATTCATAAAAAGCAGATATGGGCATCGTTCGGCTTTATGGCCGTTAGCCTGCTGGCTATCCGTTTCGTTAACCTTTATTTCCACTTCCCTGACCTGAGCAAGCATTTGCGCCTGTTCGACCCGCAACTGTACAGCCTTAACGCCTTAGTACCCTCCCTTGGTGATCTTTGCCTTAATATCCTGTTCTTGTTCTGGCTGGTGGTTTATATTTATTACAACCGCCACAAGATCATCAATTACAGGCTGGGGCGTATCAGTTCGTATGCGGTACTGGGTGGCAGCATCGCTACGCTTTTGCTGGCATCAACAGGCTTGCTTTACCTGTTCCGTAAGCTGGTGATCAGCTCTAACATCAACTTTGATGTTAATAACGTGCTTACCCTGTCGGTATACAGCATGATCGGCGTTACCATGGCGTGCTTTGCGTTCCTGATCTTTTTCTTGTTGGTAGAGATATTGCTGGTGATCGATCAGCACATCCGGGTCGACGTTAAGATCAAATTGATCGCATTGCTTGGGTCTATCGCGCTGTTCACCATTTGGTCGGCTTTTGATCACCGGTTCACGTTATTCTACATTCTTTGGGGAGTGATAGTGCTCATCAGGGCTTATGACTACCGTAATCGTCATGGTCAGCTCAATGCGCTGTCATACATCAGTATCATCGTCATCTGTTCGTTCGTGGCTTCTATTAAACTCAATTACTTTGAGCGCATTAAAGAGCACAATACCCGTGTGGAGTTGGTGAAGCAATTAAGCAACGGTGATGATGCTAAGATACGCAAGGTGTTTAAAGCCGTTGAGCACCGGATCGTGAAGGACCCGTTACTGATCCGGTATCTGCATAACCGTAAACATAGCGACGGTTTTTTGAAGGACCATTTGGAGCGGTCATATTTTGATGGCTACCTGTCTGACTATGATTGTAAGGTACATGAATTCGATCAAAAAGGTGAGCCGTTAGCAGAGACCAGCAAATACCAGCTGAACGACTTTAAGGACATGGTGATCCTGAGTTCCTTTAAACTTTCAGATTACTTTTACCGGGAGGACGATAGCTTCGGCTTTCAGAGCTACTTTGCCATACTGCCCGTTTACGAAGGAGAGAGCAACCTGGGCACCGTGATCGTTGAGTTGCGCTCGAAACCCATTCACTCTAATAGTAACTTCCCTGATCTGCTGATCGAAAGTGATCTGCGTCCTGACGGTCGCTTTAAGGATTACTCATACGCTTTTTACAGCGATGGTAACTTGCTTAGCCAGAGTGGTAAGTACGACTATGATGTGGTGAACACCCAACTCAAAGGTCAGTTGAAGCATTATGTGTTCAAGACCACTGATAACAACGAGGCCACGGAACCATCATGGTTCAAAAGATTTAGCAGGGTGAGCCACCTGATCTATCAGCCCAGCTTGCGTAAGGTGATCGTGGTGTCGCGCGAACGGAACATCTTCTTCAATGGCCTTACCTCGCTCACCTTCTTTTTTGTGATGCTGTTATTATTCAGCGCACTGGTGATACTGGTGGCCTGGCTATGGCGCAGGGTAAGTGTGGTGAAGATCACCGAACATAGCGTGCATTGGCACCTGCGGTGGAATTTTGAGAACCTGCTGTACAAAACGCGTATCCAGTTCTCCATGATATTTGCCGTAGTGGCAACGTTGACCCTGGTAGGTATCATTACCTACATCTCCATCAGGGCGCAATACCAGGAGCAACAGGATGAGCTGATCAGCAACAAAGTTACCGCGATCGCTGCTAAGTTCGAGAACACTTTTCCTGACGACCTGACCGCCATCAATGAGCAGACCCAGGTCAAGTTCGCCAACTTTGCCGATAACTTTTCGGCCGATCTGATCCTGTTCGATACCAGCGGAGTGCCCGTATTGTCTACCCAACCTAAGATATATGATTATGGCCTGTTAGGCAGGCGTATGCATGCCAAAGCGTTCGTGATGCTGAAGCAGATGCACCGCTCCTTATTGGTAAATACTGAGAGGATAGCCGGGTTGACCTATAAAACGGCCTATGTACCTATCCGCAGTGGCACCAAACGTGCGACCGTAGCTTACCTGCAAGTACCTTACTTTGCCAATGAGGCCGATTATTTGGAGCGTATAGGCTCGTTCTTGAACGCTATGATCAACATCTATGCGCTCATATTTATAGCCATAGGTGTATTTGCGGTACTGATCGCCAGGCAGATCACCAATCCATTGAGCTTTATTCAACATAGCCTGAGCAAGACCATTTATGGTAAAAAGAACGAGCCGATCAAGTGGGACCGCGACGATGAGATCGGGGCTTTGGTAAAAGAGTATAATAAGATGATCGCCGCGCTGGAGAACAGCGCCAACAGACTGGCCCAATCTGAAAGGGAAAGCGCCTGGCGGGAAATGGCCAAGCAGGTGGCTCACGAGATCAAGAACCCGCTTACCCCGCTCAAGCTGGGCTTACAACTGCTTGAGAAATCGTGGAAGGACAAAGATGCCAAGTTCGATATCAAGTTCGAGCGTTTCAGCAAATCATTTGTGGAGCAGATCGAAAGCTTGTCTAACATCGCTTCTGAGTTCTCGGCTTTTGCCAAGATGCCCGATACCAAAATGCAGCCGCTGGATGTGTTCGAGATATTAGGACAGGCCGTGATCATATTCAAGCACATGGATAATGTACGGATCGGTTATGAGGCACCTATTGGTTCATTCATGATCATGGCCGATCGTGACCAGCTGCTCCGCTGCTTTAATAACCTGCTCAAAAATGCCATTGAGGCTATGCCGCCTGAGCACCAGGGCGTGGTTGATATCACCTATACGCTGGGCAAGGACTTCGTGCTGCTTAAGATCATGGATAACGGTAACGGCATACCGGAGAACCTGCGCGAAAGGATATTCGAACCTAACTTCACTACCAAAAGCTCAGGTACAGGATTGGGCCTCGCCTTTGTGAAGAACTCGATCGAGAATGCCGGTGGCAGGGTATGGTTCGAGACCGCCATTGGCGAAGGCACCACGTTCTACCTTAACTTCCCGGCCGCACCGGCCAACGCCACAGCCAAAGCTTAA